A window of the Lolium perenne isolate Kyuss_39 chromosome 7, Kyuss_2.0, whole genome shotgun sequence genome harbors these coding sequences:
- the LOC139834051 gene encoding uncharacterized protein: MNNLSTILFVGLLGLSLLEIRVTDIQPRRDAAGVTSLLCAAALLEPKELVLALPSGYMGNLSPLFFLQLPDHVRFHELETLSLLGCHVRFDSLLPCCPRLRVLRLKFNDRWGHNSIRSFMSLHSTSLQEICVDVENVSIDTVDLVAPELKKLTVSLKAFREVNISILAPMLEKLSWKCSYSFINFGPWRIAKLWLQKVERQGELPSLLIHARISSSIVHGEAENSTQEIEKHMLAKFSVLELHLRPKGHAFGAFMFHLLGMNRFFRATQRLKVVLQRSSLKQECPLDCACDHPDWRSRTSSLTALEEVEISGFQGHDHEIDFLKLIFKCAPMLKRMIVRFSHEVLYRDHHGCTQIRNIFREYSSVECYLYLSSASNAGLVHGSGGFPST, translated from the exons atgaataatttaagtactattttgtTTGTTGGGTTGTTGGGTCTTTCCCTCCTGGAGATCCGCGTCACGGACATTCAGCCCAGGCGCGACGCCGCCGGCGTCACCTCGCTCTTGTGCGCCGCCGCGCTGCTCGAGCCCAAGGAGCTAGTCTTGGCCCTCCCGTCGGGCTACATGGGCAATCTCTCGCCCTTGTTCTTCCTGCAGCTTCCAGACCACGTCAGGTTCCATGAACTCGAGACACTGTCCCTCTTGGGCTGCCACGTGCGCTTCGACTCCTTGCTCCCCTGCTGCCCACGCCTGCGCGTGCTAAGGCTAAAGTTCAATGACCGTTGGGGCCACAACAGCATCAGATCCTTCATGTCACTCCACTCCACGTCGCTGCAAGAGATTTGTGTGGATGTCGAGAATGTAAGCATAGATACCGTCGACCTTGTTGCTCCCGAGCTTAAGAAATTGACTGTGTCCTTGAAGGCTTTCCGGGAGGTCAACATCTCTATCTTGGCACCAATGCTTGAGAAGCTCTCATGGAAATGCTCCTACTCCTTTATCAACTTTGGTCCTTGGAGGATTGCAAAGTTGTGGCTGCAGAAGGTGGAGAGACAAGGAGAGCTCCCTTCATTGCTCATCCATGCCCGCATT AGCTCGTCCATTGTTCATGGTGAAGCGGAGAACTCTACGCAAGAGATAGAGAAACATATGCTCGCAAAGTTCTCTGTTTTGGAGTTACATCTCAGGCCAAAGGGACATGCTTTTGGAGCATTCATGTTTCATCTCCTTGGGATGAATCGGTTTTTTAGGGCCACGCAGAGGCTAAAGGTTGTCCTACAGAGATCCTCG TTGAAGCAAGAATGCCCACTAGATTGTGCTTGTGACCACCCGGACTGGAGATCCCGAACTAGCTCCTTGACCGCTCTCGAAGAAGTGGAGATCAGTGGCTTTCAAGGACACGATCATGAGATCGATTTCTTGAAACTGATATTCAAATGTGCACCGATGCTTAAAAGAATGATTGTGCGTTTCTCACATGAGGTCTTATATCGTGATCATCATGGATGCACACAAATACGAAACATCTTCAGGGAATATTCTTCTGTGGAATGCTATCTTTATCTTAGCTCTG CCTCCAATGCAGGTTTAGTGCATGGCAGCGGCGGGTTCCCATCAACATGA